The following proteins are co-located in the Pochonia chlamydosporia 170 chromosome 6, whole genome shotgun sequence genome:
- a CDS encoding MFS drug efflux pump (similar to Neosartorya fischeri NRRL 181 XP_001257426.1) codes for MAFCWTSGQMPPYLYGGIAPIIYGDIGGVDRWVWFITANLIALAAVCPFVGALSDLLGRRYVAMLGSAFIIIGQIICVTAHQMNPFIAGMAISGVGAGINELTSIAGTAEIAPTSQRGVYIAALIMTILPWCPSVMWGQLIAANTHWRYVGVLVIVYTAVGLLTAFFFYKPPPRVNSASLSKKETIARIDVIGGLSSITGIILLVAGILWGGYMYPWTSAHVLAPFIIGIVLIAFFVYWEGWGAKYPMVPRRLGKAPRSLVLIMLIAFISGANFFSVLMLWPTQAYNVYGHDPVAVGLRGLPFGFGVMAGCVITLGLMTWLRGRGIRGLLFGASCVMTAGCGAMAAANRSNENAVYAILLISGLGVGGIVIPTSVITTIICPDDLIATITALTLSVRVIGGAIGYAIYYNVLVQKLTPILIKNVSTAMVIGGIKEPEVIKEAIELTSASLTQVILHLPGVDGNVKLWESIVLAGQNAYAAAYPWVYYCSIAFGGVSIIASLFVEDIAQFMDEHIAVVI; via the exons ATGGCGTTTTGCTGGACAAGCGGCCAGATGCCCCCGTATCTCTATG GTGGAATTGCCCCAATTATCTACGGAGACATTGGCGGAGTAGATCGATGGGTTTGGTTCATCACAGCCAACCTGATAGCGCTGGCTGCGGTATGCCCATTTGTGGGAGCGCTCTCCGATCTTCTTGGTCGTCGTTACGTTGCCATGCTAGGCAGTGcgttcatcatcattggtCAAATCATTTGCGTAACTGCTCATCAGATGAATCCCTTTATTG CTGGCATGGCGATTTCGGGTGTTGGTGCGGGCATCAACGAGTTAACTTCCATTGCTGGAACGGCCGAAAttgcaccaacatcacaacGAGGTGTCTACATTGCGGCACTTATCATGACAATCCTACCCTGGTGCCCTTCGGTCATGTGGGGTCAATTAATTGCTGCAAATACTCACTGGCGTTATGTGGGAGTCTTGGTTATTGTCTACACGGCTGTTGGTCTTCTTACggcctttttcttttacAAACCACCTCCTCGAGTTAACTCGGCGTCTCTCTCAAAGAAGGAGACGATTGCCCGTATTGATGTTATTGGAGGTCTTTCGTCCATCACCGGTATCATTCTGCTAGTTGCCGGTATTCTTTGGGGTGGATACATG TACCCATGGACGAGTGCTCACGTTCTCGCACCATTCATTATCGGCATTGTCCTCATCGCCTTTTTCGTGTACTGGGAAGGATGGGGTGCAAAATATCCCATGGTACCAAGACGCCTGGGTAAAGCTCCACGATCATTAGTTCTGATCATGCTCatcgccttcatctccggcgccaacttcttctccgtCCTGATGCTGTGGCCGACCCAAGCGTACAACGTGTACGGCCATGATCCCGTTGCCGTTGGCCTGCGTGGTCTGCCATTTGGATTTGGTGTCATGGCAGGTTGTGTGATTACCCTGGGACTCATGACATGGCTACGCGGCCGCGGTATTCGGGGCCTTTTGTTTGGTGCATCGTGTGTAATGACTGCTGGATGTGGTGCCATGGCGGCTGCGAACCGCAGCAACGAGAACGCTGTTTATGCCATTCTTCTGATTTCCGGCCTCGGTGTCGGAGGAATCGTGATTCCAACCAGTGTCATCACGACCATCATTTGCCCCGACGACCTCATTGCCACCATCACGGCCCTGACCTTGTCAGTGAGGGTTATTGGCGGGGCTATTGGATATGCCATCTACTACAACGTCTTGGTGCAAAAGCTCACGCCCATTCTTATCAAGAATGTCTCAACTGCCATGGTCATCGGCGGCATCAAGGAGCCAGAAGTCATCAAGGAAGCTATCGAGCTCACATCAGCCTCTCTCACACAGGTCATACTTCACCTTCCTGGCGTCGATGGAAATGTCAAGCTTTGGGAGTCCATTGTGCTAGCCGGCCAGAATGCGTATGCAGCGGCGTATCCGTGGGTATACTACTGCAGCATTGCGTTTGGAGGAGTTTCGATTATAGCCAGCCTCTTTGTTGAGGATATTGCCCAGTTTATGGATGAGCATATTGCTGTTGTTATTTAA
- a CDS encoding ribosome biogenesis protein (similar to Coccidioides immitis RS XP_001245620.1), protein MEQQVHKPHRKSKEKKQHSGDRNPKAFAFSKPGKLQKTAARSQDIKERRLHVPLVDRLPDEAPPRLVAIVGPPGVGKTTLLKSMVRRYAKETLSDPQGPITVVTSKKQRLTFIECPNQLEAMVDIAKVADIVLLMIDGNYGFEMETMEFLNILAATGMPGNVFGILTHLDLFRKPQALKDAKKRLKRRLWTELYQGAHLFYLSGVMNGRYPDREIHNLSRFVSVMKNPRPLVWRNNHPYSIIDSFRDITHPTKIEEDPNCDRSIVLSGYLRGTNFASQGQRIHVAGLGDFTVANMEVLPDPCPTPSMEQALAKITGKTGRRRLDEKEKKLHAPMSDRSGLKIDGDAIWITREKGFTFDKDAEDVERGEGEEMIVGLQAERRLLGQMEDGVQLFSGGEKLKEVDEENDTGRKSQRHARIAERNESDVEDEGMDDDEDDEDEGFVSGSGDEDSDAEVEFNEGKMGKMFRKDADKSNGEDDLAFADSDSDLGSISGDEEEDMDEEDEDTDSDEEAAAMRWKDDLAGRARKMHGRRRTYHTGDLARYIYDDSMTAQEALKRWRGEDDEPEEENIEDSDDDEFFKKTSQEKEDSTEDRSIPEYDYEDLAAKWAERDNIEALRRRFTTSGIGGDDDDEEGGDDDDFDGFGEDDDDEGDGVFEDLEAEPAEKEPETAEDIAAEREKNAKRKEELKQRFEEEDRDGFLNDKANARREGGDIQEYGEDDWYDAQKAMIQKQLDINKEEFETLDERQRAAVEGYRAGKYAKIVLENVPAEFVTKFNARLPIVMGGLTATEDRWGFVQVRIKRHRWHKKILKTNDPLIFSLGWRRFQTMPIYSTTDSRTRNRMLKYTPEHMHCFGTVYAPLIAPNTGFVCFNSFSPSNAGFRIAATGTVLSVDESTEIVKKLKLTGAPYKIFKNTAFIKDMFNSSLEIAKFEGASIKTVSGVRGQIKRALSKPEGHFRATFEDKILLSDIVFLRAWYPIKPHRFYNPATNLVGWQPMRLTGEVRRDENVATPQLKNSQYRKIERENRHFNPLRVPRALAADLPYKSQITTTKKQKRDTYMQKRAVVMPNISEEKKARALMQQLLTVRNDAAAKRRAKKAENHAAFKKKLADNEEKKEAREKRETKEFWRKNGRKRGAEDGGGGGKRRR, encoded by the exons ATGGAGCAACAAGTGCACAAACCGCATCGCAAGTCCAAGGAGAAAAAGCAGCACTCGGGAG ACCGCAATCCAAAGGCTTTCGCCTTCTCCAAGCCTGGTAAACTCCAGAAAACTGCTGCAAGATCCCAGGAC ATCAAAGAACGGCGTCTTCATGTACCGCTCGTCGACCGACTCCCTGATGAGGCTCCTCCACGGCTTGTGGCTATCGTCGGCCCTCCCGGCGTCGGCAAGACCACACTTCTAAAATCAATGGTTCGCAGATATGCGAAAGAGACTCTATCAGACCCGCAGGGACCAATCACTGTCGTTACGTCGAAAAAACAACGATTGACCTTCATCGAATGCCCGAATCAACTGGAAGCCATGGTCGACATTGCCAAGGTCGCAGACATTGTGCTGCTCATGATTGACGGAAACTATGGCTTCGAAATGGAGACTATGGAATTTCTCAACATCCTTGCCGCCACGGGTATGCCTGGAAATGTCTTCGGCATTCTCACTCATCTCGACCTTTTCCGCAAGCCACAGGCCCTCAAAGACGCCAAGAAGAGATTAAAGCGTAGACTTTGGACTGAGTTGTACCAAGGAGCCCATCTGTTTTACCTTTCCGGCGTGATGAACGGCCGATACCCCGATCGCGAAATTCACAACCTCTCACGATTTGTCTCTGTGATGAAGAACCCTCGACCTCTTGTGTGGCGCAACAACCATCCATACTCCATCATCGATAGTTTCCGTGATATCACGCACCCGACGAAGATTGAGGAGGACCCTAACTGCGACCGATCGATTGTTCTGTCTGGGTATTTACGAGGGACAAATTTTGCCTCTCAAGGACAGCGAATACACGTTGCAGGTCTGGGGGACTTTACCGTGGCCAATATGGAGGTCCTACCAGACCCGTGTCCAACCCCTTCAATGGAACAAGCACTGGCCAAAATTACTGGAAAGACTGGGCGGAGGCGACTGgacgaaaaagaaaagaagctaCACGCACCCATGTCAGACCGAAGCGGCTTGAAGATTGACGGCGACGCAATCTGGATCACAAGGGAGAAGGGATTCACCTTTGACAAAGATGCAGAAGACGTCGAGCgcggcgagggcgaggaaaTGATTGTTGGTCTGCAAGCAGAGCGACGATTATTGGGTCAAATGGAAGACGGAGTTCAGCTGTTCTCTGGCGGCGAGAAGCTGAAGGAAGTAGATGAGGAGAACGACACGGGCAGAAAATCACAACGACATGCCAGAATTGCGGAAAGAAATGAGTCTGATGTCGAGGACGAagggatggatgatgacgaagatgatgaagatgagggctTTGTCAGTGGGAGCGGCGACGAGGACTCTGATGCTGAGGTGGAATTCAATGAGGGTAAGATGGGCAAAATGTTCCGCAAGGATGCCGACAAATCCAATGGAGAGGACGACCTGGCGTTTGCCGATAGCGACTCAGACCTCGGTTCTATATCAggcgatgaggaggaggacatggatgaggaggatgaagacacTGATtctgatgaagaagccgcGGCAATGCGCTGGAAAGATGATTTAGCTGGTCGAGCTCGCAAAATGCACGGCAGGAGGCGAACATATCATACTGGCGACTTGGCAAGATACATATATGACGATTCCATGACTGCACAAGAGGCATTGAAGCGATGGAGaggtgaagatgatgagccAGAGGAGGAGAACATCGAGGATTCGGACGACGATGAATTCTTCAAGAAGACTTCACAAGAAAAAGAGGATTCGACAGAAGATCGCTCAATACCGGAATACGATTATGAAGACCTAGCGGCCAAATGGGCGGAgcgagacaacattgaagccttgcGCAGAAGATTTACGACCTCTGGTATTggaggcgatgatgatgatgaggaaggtggcgacgatgacgattttgatggctttggagaggatgacgacgacgaaggcgACGGCGTGTTCGAAGATCTGGAAGCTGAGCCAGCCGAGAAAGAACCCGAAACGGCCGAAGATATCGCAGCTGAGCGtgagaagaatgccaagCGCAAGGAAGAACTCAAACAACGGTTCGAAGAGGAAGATCGAGACGGGTTTCTTAATGACAAGGCCAACGCCCGACGAGAAGGCGGCGATATTCAAGAGTATGGCGAAGATGACTGGTATGATGCGCAAAAAGCCATGATCCAGAAGCAGCTCGACATCAATAAGGAGGAGTTTGAGACTCTGGATGAGCGGCAACGCGCAGCCGTGGAGGGCTACCGAGCCGGCAAATACGCCAAGATTGTGCTTGAAAACGTCCCAGCTGAATTCGTGACCAAGTTCAACGCCCGTCTGCCCATCGTGATGGGCGGTCTCACTGCCACTGAAGACAGATGGGGCTTTGTGCAAGTCCGAATCAAGCGTCACCGCTGGCACAAGAAGATTCTCAAGACCAACGACCCGCTCATATTCTCTCTCGGATGGAGACGATTCCAAACGATGCCCATCTATAGCACTACGGATTCGAGAACAAGAAATCGTATGCTCAAATACACGCCTGAGCACATGCACTGCTTCGGTACCGTCTACGCTCCTCTCATCGCCCCCAACACCGGCTTCGTCTGCTTCAACTCCTTCTCGCCCTCCAACGCCGGATTCCGCATCGCAGCCACAGGAACAGTTTTAAGTGTTGACGAATCCACCGAAATCGTCAAGAAGCTCAAACTCACGGGTGCCCCGTACAAGATCTTCAAGAACACAGCCTTCATCAAGGACATGTTCAACTCGTCTCTCGAAATTGCCAAGTTCGAAGGCGCATCCATCAAAACCGTCTCCGGCGTCCGCGGTCAAATCAAGCGCGCCCTGTCGAAGCCAGAGGGCCACTTCCGAGCCACGTTTGAAGACAAGATCCTCCTCAGCGACATTGTCTTCCTCCGTGCATGGTACCCCATCAAGCCGCACCGCTTCTACAACCCTGCCACCAACCTCGTCGGCTGGCAGCCCATGCGTCTAACGGGTGAAGTCCGACGTGACGAGAATGTCGCCACTCCGCAACTGAAAAACAGCCAGTACCGCAAGATTGAGCGTGAAAACCGTCACTTCAACCCGCTGAGGGTGCCTCGCGCCTTGGCCGCCGATTTACCGTACAAGTCGCaaatcacaaccacaaagaagcagaaacgGGATACGTACATGCAAAAACGAGCCGTGGTCATGCCTAATATTTcagaggagaagaaggctcgaGCTCTTatgcagcagcttctcaCTGTGCGGAACGACGCGGCTGCGAAGAGACGTGCAAAGAAGGCAGAGAACCACGCGGCGTTTAAGAAGAAGCTTGCTGATaatgaggagaagaaggaggcgagAGAGAAGCGAGAGACTAAAGAATTCTGGAGGAAGAATGGGCGGAAGAGAGGAGCTGAggatggtggcggtggtggtaAGAGGAGGAGGTGA
- a CDS encoding QDE-2-interacting protein (similar to Metarhizium acridum CQMa 102 XP_007813765.1), protein MPSVPGPHTGILREENLALRYILGYLLETLRQTTYEIPTMAPYLQGTRMLDIMLVSVDVDTGGGYETISPGQSFHIGISVLDTRTLADAQMDPRSAIDSYQFINKWSKPCKSASRSFFFGETELIDLEALPGWLFRLTQGRAYVLVGHGMGEDIKFLNNLDPEMIRRAAYVLDTVKAAQHPLGLYYRYSVEKLLDEFGIGYAKLHVAGNDAHFTLRILLMIAVRDGRIGGASTAEGELFCKLEGIARAEFVFPVLVEKPVPQMREIKVGVKAEGMRRAREVREMGRELPFAACDDEDEGYASDATTLTSVTSVG, encoded by the coding sequence ATGCCCTCTGTTCCTGGCCCACACACCGGTATCCTTCGCGAAGAGAACCTCGCTCTCCGCTACATCCTGGGATACCTGCTCGAAACGCTCCGACAAACCACCTACGAGATTCCCACCATGGCACCATACCTTCAGGGCACGCGTATGCTCGACATCATGCTGGTGtcagttgatgttgacacCGGAGGCGGCTATGAAACCATATCCCCTGGACAGAGTTTCCACATTGGTATATCCGTCCTCGACACGCGTACTCTCGCTGACGCACAGATGGACCCTCGAAGCGCCATCGACTCCTACCAATTCATAAATAAGTGGTCCAAGCCATGTAAATCGGCATCCaggtccttcttctttggagaAACTGAGCTCATCGACCTGGAGGCTCTGCCGGGATGGCTCTTCAGACTCACACAGGGCAGGGCATACGTCCTGGTAGGCCACGGCATGGGCGAAGACATCAAGTTCCTGAACAACCTTGACCCAGAGATGATAAGGCGAGCGGCATACGTCCTGGACACGGTCAAGGCGGCACAGCACCCCCTGGGATTATACTACCGGTACAGCGTGGAGAAACtgcttgatgagtttggcaTCGGTTACGCGAAGCTTCATGTGGCGGGGAATGATGCCCATTTCACGCTGAggatcttgttgatgattgCGGTTCGGGATGGACGTATCGGAGGTGCGTCGACGGCGGAGGGGGAGCTGTTTTGCAAGTTGGAGGGTATTGCGCGTGCGGAGTTTGTGTTTCCGGTCTTGGTTGAGAAGCCTGTTCCGCAGATGCGTGAGATTAAGGTGGGTGTGAAGGCGGAGGGGATGCGCAGGGCGAGGGAGGTTAGGGAGATGGGGAGGGAGTTGCCGTTTGCTGCTtgcgatgatgaggatgagggatATGCCTCGGATGCTACTACTTTGACAAGTGTGACAAGTGTAGGTTGA
- a CDS encoding cell lysis protein-like protein (similar to Metarhizium acridum CQMa 102 XP_007812771.1), translating into MADTAPNGGSLLESTKNSAAAAYDSVTNGPVAQNVKDQNAKTQAELSNLAASRKTPNTPAATGQPLTHYHSFFSELLSWKNPRASAIAYASIVSFIFAARYLDVIRWAFKLSFMALAVTVAAEVTGKVVLSHGLATQMRPRRYWTISRATLDGMIGDVHELINFFVIEAQRVLFVESVGASTAACIAAFISYHLVKLVPYWGLAIIATTVAFFVPLVYTSNQELIDQHLKTASDAINAQTAQVRSVAQKQADQLTAMGKQYAGDYTGKVQEMLRGRGSAAPSGPPKPVAPTKKPEFPVPPTEEPTSTKTAEPEGKVPEKPVIPETEPLIAS; encoded by the exons ATGGCTGATACCGCGCCCAACGGTGGCTCCCTTTTGGAGTCCACCAAGAACA gtgctgctgctgcttacGACTCTGTTACAAATG GCCCCGTTGCTCAGAATGTCAAGGACCAAAACGCAAAGACTCAGGCCGAGCTTTCGAATCTCGCTGCCTCCCGCAAGACTCCTAATACTCCTGCTGCCactggccagcctctcacGCACTACCACTCTTTCTTCTCTGAGCTCTTGTCATGGAAGAATCCTC GTGCGTCCGCCATTGCATACGCTTCGATtgtctccttcatcttcgccgcTAGGTACCTCGATGTGATCCGCTGGGCTTTCAAGCTTTCCTTCATGGCTCTTGCCGTCACCGTCGCCGCTGAGGTTACTGGTAAGGTCGTTCTCAGCCACGGTTTGGCCACTCAGATGCGCCCCCGCCGATACTGGACCATCTCTCGAGCTACCCTCGATGGCATGATTGGCGACGTCCACGAACTCATCAACTTCTTTGTTATTGAGGCCCAGAGAGTGCTCTTTGTTGAGAGCGTTGGCGCCTCCACCGCT GCCTGCATCGCTGCCTTCATTTCCTACCATCTCGTCAAGCTTGTGCCGTACTGGGGtctcgccatcattgccacCACGGTTGCCTTCTTCGTTCCTCTGGTTTACACCTCCAACCAGGAGCTGATCGACCAGCACCTCAAGACCGCCTCCGATGCTATTAACGCTCAGACCGCTCAGGTTCGGAGCGTTGCCCAGAAGCAGGCCGATCAACTCACTGCTATGGGCAAGCAGTACGCTGGAGACTACACCGGCAAGGTTCAAGAGATGCTCCGCGGCCGCGGCTCTGCTGCTCCTTCCGGTCCTCCCAAGCCTGTCGCCCCTACCAAGAAGCCGGAATTCCCTGTTCCTCCCACCGAGGAGCCCACGTCCACCAAGACCGCCGAGCCCGAGGGCAAGGTCCCCGAGAAACCTGTCATTCCTGAGACAGAGCCTTTGATTGCTTCCTAG
- a CDS encoding GTPase activating protein (similar to Coccidioides immitis RS XP_001249067.1) gives MEQKISHDLSSRSIANERTSIPAESKAKVEDANEQPQTGNTTESEEAKGITKPEAADDIGEADETEIETPKMAHDSMVTVRLSEPPSLALDTTTPMASLDEEAPASPAVEDLVIPTKDGNNEDEDRTERRNSLMTKLRDSSLTLSTEGTNRTLQDELGPYGADGNETDSSEDNEEVNWEQLEKTEDEQTKDEETDNSTALLLARLEQENAKLATNPKSVKVQPVEKMSSSKPRPPSMAQLRKMVSGPTPSALRYSMLPPPPMTDLEFYAALVKDYQQTAARLPTLLSNKIRKGIPPPLRGVVWQSMSGARDAVLEEQYDRFCGESSPYELLIGKDLGRSFPGVDMFREPEGDGQRMLGRVLKSFSLYDTKIGYCQGLAFLVGPLLMHMPDKQAFCVLVRLMEKYDLRDCFLPDLSGLHVRIYQFRELLRLNLPTLSGHLEELQVETAYVSQWFLSFFAVTCPLPMLFRIYDVIFAEGASETLMRVALSLMRKNEARLLACTEMEDVMQLLLSRGLWDCYHYNADEFVHDFAGLSGIVTRERLSQLEQAYRESLIATANIARASDITTAASRFLGRIWASSSRNTNLAPGMGSAPGRPLSLLRRSTSKQSLASTLNSIEASSASVASSSSTDVSTLSRDSANADDEPSSRESTPVGPKSGGSAKTTEERYLHSQIEDLLTALSELQRSHALLSNQLQSEREERDEDRKAVRSLLDGLRKRAVNHDEEKDDAETKPPETKQAPEPCPEEKAASTDADDNDATPTMEDVAPVTECTAAEQEDDVMPSTEDLSDLLNRVENRFAVEDKRHRSSMVQSKSQLREELLNVKGQLANALSHTQDLSRRIHDMDHELSVLREQLREKHGHVRTLHQDKQRLEKQIHGMRTRVSSSSVSEPNCRDADSEWSGKSKNGGLREFKLGRSKSTPQAPGYNKRISSLPQNAESVLGAASGAVTPPNEHEALLLELVQAKTAEATAKQEAEEAKQKLEALRKSHGLASSESQPSLPTSTSLGVFSRLTGQATTPPAESNLKPTAATAGTSPNTGGFWGWRR, from the exons ATGGAACAGAAAATCAGCCACGACCTCTCTTCCCGTTCAATAGCCAACGAGCGAACCTCGATACCCGCTGAGTCGAAAGCCAAGGTTGAAGACGCAAACGAACAGCCGCAGACCGGCAACACAACGGAATCCGAAGAGGCAAAGGGCATTACAAAGCCCGAAGCCGCTGATGATATTGGCGAGGCTGATGAAACCGAGATCGAGACTCCTAAGATGGCACACGACTCAATGGTCACCGTAAGACTCTCTGAGCCTCCATCGCTGGCGCTCGATACCACAACGCCTATGGCAAGTCTCGACGAGGAGGCTCCCGCCTCGCCCGCCGTGGAGGACCTTGTAATACCGaccaaagatggcaacaaTGAGGACGAGGACCGCACCGAACGTCGCAACAGTCTCATGACAAAGCTCAGAGACTCTAGCCTTACTCTATCAACGGAAGGCACTAACCGTACTCTCCAAGACGAACTCGGCCCATACGGTGCTGACGGAAATGAGACGGATTCATCAGAAGACAATGAAGAGGTAAATTGGGAACAGCTTGAAAAGACCGAGGATGAGCAAACGAAGGATGAAGAGACGGACAAT TCTACTGCCCTGCTCCTAGCACGCCTGGAACAAGAAAACGCAAAGTTGGCTACGAACCCGAAGAGTGTCAAAGTTCAGCCTGTGGAGAAGATGTCTTCCAGCAAGCCACGGCCGCCGTCAATGGCACAGTTGCGGAAGATGGTCAGTGGCCCGACACCTTCAGCCCTTCGATACTCCATGCTACCGCCTCCGCCGATGACTGATCTGGAGTTTTATGCGGCTCTTGTCAAGGACTATCAGCAAACTGCAGCTCGCCTGCCAACACTCCTGTCCAACAAAATTCGGAAAGGCATTCCACCGCCTTTAAGGGGAGTGGTGTGGCAAAGCATGTCGGGTGCTCGTGACGCAGTTCTCGAGGAACAATACGACCGTTTCTGTGGTGAAAGTAGCCCATATGAACTCCTCATTGGCAAAGATTTGGGGAGAAGCTTCCCAGGAGTTGACATGTTCCGTGAGCCCGAAGGAGATGGGCAGCGAATGCTGGGCAGAGTACTGAAATCATTCAGCCTGTATGATACCAAGATCGGCTACTGCCAGGGGCTGGCGTTTCTTGTTGGGCCTTTATTGATGCATATGCCTGATAAACAAGCATTCTGCGTACTTGTTCG GCTCATGGAAAAGTATGATCTACGAGATTGTTTCCTGCCCGACTTGTCGGGATTGCACGTTCGTATCTATCAGTTTCGAGAACTTCTTCGACTTAATCTGCCAACGCTTTCCGGTCATCTGGAAGAGCTCCAAGTCGAGACCGCATACGTCTCGCAGTGGTTCCTCAGCTTTTTTGCCGTAACATGCCCTTTGCCTATGTTATTTCGAATCTATGATGTTATCTTCGCCGAAGGAGCTTCTGAGACACTAATGCGCGTTGCACTGTCGTTGATGAGAAAGAATGAAGCACGCCTCCTAGCTTGTACAGAAATGGAGGATGTcatgcagcttcttctttcccgaGGTCTGTGGGACTGTTACCACTACAATGCGGATGAGTTTGTGCATGACTTTGCAGGCTTGAGCGGCATTGTGACTAGAGAGAGGCTGTCACAGTTGGAGCAGGCATACAGAGAGTCTCTGATTGCGACAGCTAACATTGCACGGGCTTCAGACATTACCACGGCTGCCAGTCGCTTCCTTGGTCGCATTTGGGCTTCATCGAGCAGAAATACTAACCTGGCTCCGGGCATGGGATCGGCTCCGGGACGACCGCTGAGTCTGCTCCGCCGCAGCACATCGAAGCAAAGCCTAGCATCGACACTTAACTCAATAGAAGCGAGCTCGGCAAGTGTCGCGAGCTCATCTTCGACAGATGTATCTACACTTTCGAGGGATTCTGCGAATGCCGACGACGAGCCGTCCAGCCGAGAATCAACACCAGTGGGACCGAAATCCGGAGGGAGTGCGAAGACTACCGAGGAGCGATATTTGCACAGTCAAATCGAGGACCTATTGACCGCTCTAAGTGAGCTACAAAGAAGCCACGCTCTTCTCTCAAATCAGCTGCAGTCTGAACGCGAAGAGCGAGATGAGGATCGCAAGGCTGTTCGATCTCTTCTAGACGGCTTGCGAAAACGGGCAGTGAATCATGACGAAGAAAAGGACGATGCAGAAACAAAGCCGCCAGAAACTAAGCAAGCGCCGGAGCCCTGTCCAGAAGAGAAAGCTGCTTCCACTGATGCAGATGACAACGACGCAACCCCCACAATGGAGGACGTTGCGCCGGTAACAGAATGCACAGCTgcagagcaagaagacgatgtTATGCCGTCCACGGAGGATTTGTCTGATCTTCTGAACAGGGTCGAGAATCGCTTCGCAGTCGAGGATAAAAGACACAGGTCGTCCATGGTTCAGTCCAAGTCTCAACTTCGGGAGGAGTTGCTCAACGTCAAGGGTCAACTTGCCAACGCCCTTTCACATACCCAGGATCTTAGTCGCCGGATACACGACATGGATCACGAGCTCTCTGTTTTGAGGGAACAACTGCGTGAAAAACATGGACACGTAAGGACTCTGCATCAAGACAAACAACGtctggagaagcagattCATGGCATGAGGACCAGGGTTTCTAGCAGCTCTGTGTCAGAGCCCAACTGCCGCGACGCGGACAGTGAATGGTCAGGGAAAAGCAAGAATGGCGGCTTGAGGGAGTTCAAGCTTGGACGGAGCAAGTCGACACCCCAGGCCCCTGGATACAACAAAAGGATTTCGTCTCTGCCACAGAATGCCGAGTCTGTGCTTGGTGCGGCATCAGGGGCTGTGACACCACCTAATGAGCACGAGGCCctgcttcttgagctcgtcCAAGCCAAGACTGCGGAAGCGACGGCGAAGcaggaagccgaggaggCAAAGCAAAAATTGGAGGCTCTTCGAAAATCGCATGGCTTAGCATCGTCAGAGTCACAACCAAGTCTGCCCACGTCCACGTCGCTTGGGGTGTTCAGCCGACTTACTGGACAAGCAACGACACCGCCAGCGGAAAGTAACTTGAAACCCACAGCGGCCACGGCTGGAACATCTCCTAACACTGGAGGGTTCTGGGGCTGGAGGAGGtga